Genomic segment of Paenibacillus sp. FSL R5-0623:
ACAAGCTTTAGTGGAAAAGCTACATTGTCATATACCGTTGCCGAGGATAACAGATTAAAGTGTTGAAAAATCATCCCGATTTTGCGTCTCTGTTGCTGCAATTCGGTTTTGCTCAGTTCAGTCAGGTTGATTCCGTCAACCCATACTTCACCCTCCGTAGGCCGTTCCAGCAAATTAATACAGCGAATCAATGTGCTTTTGCCCGCTCCGGAATGGCCAATCACTCCGTAGATTTCACCCTTTTGGATGCTCAAATTCAGCTCGGACAACGCTGTTGTAGATTTTGCCCCTTTGCCGTACGTTTTCGTTAAACCTTTTAATTCAATCAATCGCACTTGCCCCTTTCCAACCACCTACATGTATCTTTACCCGATCTAAAGGAAAACTCCCCTTAAAGTACAAAAAAAAGAGCCCTTTGCAGATACAAAGAGGGCTCTTTACGTGAAAGAATATACCTTCTCATCTGCCAAAATCGTGTCTCGCACCATTTTGTAGGAATTAGCACCTAACATCTATAACGAATGATACATGTATCATGTCGTTACAAATCGGTTGCCGGGCTTCATCGGGCCTGTCCCTCCGCCGCTCTCGATAAGAAATATGTTGTTGTAGGATTTTATAAGTTCATGTAGTTTATGCTTTATAATGTGAACGTAACTTTTGAAATATCAGTTCAATCTTTGTCACTGTAACATACTAATTGAAACTCAGTATATTCCAAGTATTCCGATTTGTCAAAGGGAATTATTTCTTTTCCATATTTTGTTGATATAACTATAAGAGGCTGTTAACGTTTCACAGACCATATCCACGCCCTGACGCATTTCCTGCACATGCTGATTCAGATCCTCCAATTTCACTTTACCTTGCAGGGTCTGATGTAACTGCCACAGGTCATCATGCATTTCAGAGTTCATGTAGTGAATTTCCATATTACGTCGTTTGCGCAGCTTGCTCATCGGTTCACGATAAGAGTCCTTGATCTGTATTAATTGCAACGCAAGATCATGATGCTCCCTCGCATAATCGAACTGCCTTAACACCGTAAAATAAGAAAAATGCGCTTTGGTATTGGAAGTATTCAGCTGGAATATTTCATTTAATACCGTGCCCACTTTATCCAGAATGGCAAAGCAGCGGATAAAGCCATCTTTGTAGAAATACACATACCGGGCATACTCGGCTTTTTCTGCCGGGGTCATATCGTCTGTTGAGCCT
This window contains:
- a CDS encoding Cthe_2314 family HEPN domain-containing protein, with product MLRTLLGEKPRINEGKLKAAMDAMAHTLELFQRQMHVDHDPTHDYRKLYVWTQGLISSLDELEQSCFAAAHFRKKVVAGSTDDMTPAEKAEYARYVYFYKDGFIRCFAILDKVGTVLNEIFQLNTSNTKAHFSYFTVLRQFDYAREHHDLALQLIQIKDSYREPMSKLRKRRNMEIHYMNSEMHDDLWQLHQTLQGKVKLEDLNQHVQEMRQGVDMVCETLTASYSYINKIWKRNNSL